In a single window of the Micrococcaceae bacterium Sec5.7 genome:
- a CDS encoding FCD domain-containing protein, which yields MKPPKAEPSADLHSALVQSLGLAITDGTLAAHTILRLDELESKHKVSRSVVREATRVLCSMGMLESRRRLGTVVQAEDHWNLFDPQVIRWRLASSGRLEQLRALNELRGAVEPQAARLAASRVTLDAGSELVSQAARLWAAGQRGDHDEFLRLDIEFHASILKASGNPMFSQLHNLVREVLTGRTEHGLMPHLPHHEALQLHVDVASAIQRGEAADAHAAMSRIVEQSTEEMADIWSEHQAGEAKRPGPAPGPVR from the coding sequence ATGAAACCTCCAAAGGCGGAGCCCTCTGCGGACCTGCACTCGGCGCTCGTGCAGAGCCTTGGCCTTGCAATCACAGACGGCACGCTCGCGGCACACACCATCCTGCGGCTCGACGAGCTGGAGTCGAAGCACAAGGTGTCCCGTTCAGTGGTCAGGGAAGCCACCCGTGTGCTCTGCTCCATGGGGATGCTCGAGTCCCGGAGGCGGCTCGGCACGGTGGTGCAGGCCGAGGACCACTGGAATCTCTTTGATCCCCAAGTGATCCGGTGGCGCCTGGCCTCCTCCGGCAGGCTCGAACAGCTGCGGGCACTGAACGAATTGCGGGGCGCCGTGGAGCCGCAGGCGGCCAGGCTCGCTGCCAGCCGTGTCACTCTCGATGCGGGAAGCGAGCTTGTCTCGCAGGCGGCGCGGCTGTGGGCCGCCGGCCAGCGCGGAGACCACGATGAGTTCCTGCGGTTGGACATCGAATTTCACGCCTCGATCCTCAAGGCCTCGGGTAACCCGATGTTTTCCCAGCTCCACAATCTGGTCAGGGAAGTCCTGACCGGGCGCACCGAGCATGGCCTGATGCCGCACCTTCCCCACCACGAAGCCCTGCAGCTGCATGTTGACGTTGCCAGCGCCATCCAGCGGGGCGAAGCGGCCGATGCCCATGCCGCCATGAGCAGGATCGTCGAACAGTCCACTGAGGAAATGGCTGACATTTGGTCAGAACACCAGGCTGGCGAGGCAAAGCGTCCGGGACCAGCCCCAGGGCCCGTCCGGTAG
- a CDS encoding aldo/keto reductase translates to MQYRTLGNSGAVVSNYALGTMTFGAEATEEASHAILDDYFAAGGNFIDTADVYSSGASEEIIGRWLAKRPEVKDRAVLATKGRFPMGQAPNDVGTSRRHLTRALDDSLRRLGVEQVDLYQMHAWDPVTPLEETLRFLHNAVSSGKIAYYGFSNFLGWQLTKAVHVAKAHGWSAPVTLQPQYSLLVREIESEIVPASLDAKIGLLPWSPLGGGWLSGKYKRDQPPVGATRLGENPKRGMEAWKARNADPRTWEVVEEVEEIAGRHGVSPSQVALAWLADRPAVTSVILGARTTEQLADNLAAANLKLTQEEIQELTEASQPRVGVYPYGPMAQEQRGRKLEGGR, encoded by the coding sequence ATGCAATACCGCACACTGGGAAACAGCGGGGCCGTGGTGTCCAACTACGCACTGGGCACCATGACTTTCGGGGCCGAGGCCACCGAAGAGGCGTCGCACGCCATCCTGGATGACTACTTCGCCGCCGGCGGCAACTTCATCGACACCGCCGATGTCTACAGCTCAGGGGCATCCGAGGAAATCATCGGCCGGTGGCTGGCCAAACGGCCGGAAGTTAAGGACCGGGCTGTCCTCGCCACCAAAGGCCGCTTCCCGATGGGCCAGGCTCCCAACGACGTCGGGACCTCGCGCCGGCACCTGACCCGCGCCCTGGATGACTCGCTGCGCCGCCTGGGCGTGGAGCAGGTTGACCTTTATCAGATGCACGCGTGGGACCCCGTCACTCCGCTCGAGGAAACGCTCCGGTTCCTGCATAATGCCGTGAGCAGCGGGAAGATCGCCTACTACGGTTTCTCCAACTTCCTGGGCTGGCAGCTGACCAAAGCCGTCCACGTCGCCAAAGCCCACGGCTGGAGCGCGCCCGTGACCCTCCAGCCGCAGTACAGCCTGCTGGTTCGGGAGATCGAATCGGAAATCGTCCCGGCATCGCTGGATGCCAAGATAGGCCTGCTGCCGTGGTCACCGCTGGGCGGGGGGTGGCTCTCGGGCAAGTACAAGCGCGACCAGCCGCCCGTAGGAGCAACCCGTCTGGGCGAAAATCCCAAGCGCGGCATGGAGGCGTGGAAGGCGCGGAACGCCGATCCCCGTACCTGGGAGGTCGTCGAGGAAGTGGAGGAAATCGCCGGGCGCCATGGCGTGAGCCCTTCGCAGGTGGCGCTGGCCTGGCTGGCGGACCGTCCGGCCGTGACGTCCGTGATACTGGGAGCACGGACCACGGAGCAGCTTGCGGACAACCTGGCGGCGGCGAATCTGAAGCTGACGCAGGAGGAAATCCAGGAACTGACGGAGGCCAGCCAGCCGCGCGTCGGCGTTTACCCCTATGGGCCAATGGCGCAGGAACAGCGCGGCCGAAAGCTCGAGGGCGGCCGCTAG
- a CDS encoding NAD(P)-dependent oxidoreductase yields the protein MRIAVTGGSGKLGRSVLRRLTGDGHEVLNLDRAGERSAALAVVDLRDYGQVLDVILGLDDRHSGFDAIVHLGAIPAPGIIPDAATFENNMLSTYNIFQSARRAGIRKIVYASSETVLGLPFDVDPPYIPVDEEYPARPESTYSLVKHLEEQMAIQLTRWDPELSIVGLRFSNVMDPGDYEKFPSFDADAMLRKWNLWGYIDGRDGAQAVVRALENGKPGFEAFIIAAADTVMGRSSAGLAAEVFPDVRVTKELGEHETMLSIDKARRLLGFSPEHSWRDYHSNRTTPTED from the coding sequence ATGAGAATTGCAGTTACCGGCGGAAGCGGAAAGCTGGGCCGGAGCGTGCTGCGCCGGCTTACTGGGGACGGCCACGAGGTGCTGAACCTGGACCGTGCAGGGGAGCGGAGCGCCGCCCTGGCCGTGGTTGACCTGCGCGACTACGGGCAGGTGCTGGATGTGATTCTCGGCCTGGATGACCGGCACAGCGGGTTCGACGCGATCGTGCACCTCGGCGCCATTCCCGCCCCCGGCATCATCCCCGACGCCGCCACGTTCGAGAACAACATGCTGTCCACCTACAACATCTTCCAGTCCGCCCGCAGGGCAGGGATCAGGAAAATTGTGTACGCGTCCAGTGAGACGGTGCTGGGACTGCCGTTCGACGTCGACCCTCCCTACATCCCGGTGGATGAGGAATACCCGGCCCGGCCGGAAAGCACGTACTCGCTGGTGAAGCACCTGGAAGAACAGATGGCCATCCAGCTGACGCGATGGGACCCGGAGCTGAGCATCGTCGGGCTGAGGTTCTCCAATGTCATGGATCCGGGAGACTATGAGAAATTCCCGTCCTTCGATGCTGACGCGATGCTCCGGAAGTGGAACCTCTGGGGCTACATCGACGGCCGCGACGGCGCGCAGGCAGTGGTGCGTGCACTGGAGAACGGCAAGCCCGGGTTCGAGGCCTTCATCATCGCCGCGGCGGACACGGTGATGGGCCGGTCCAGTGCAGGCCTCGCCGCAGAGGTCTTCCCGGACGTCCGCGTGACCAAGGAGCTCGGCGAGCATGAAACCATGCTCTCCATCGACAAGGCGCGGCGCCTCCTGGGGTTCTCGCCGGAGCATAGCTGGCGGGATTACCATTCCAACCGCACCACGCCCACCGAAGACTGA
- a CDS encoding substrate-binding domain-containing protein: MSSPRHGGRASAYRRTSLVGFDGTYQAEESVPPLTSVSQPLQEMGRAALRFVLRQARGDVLDSRRVELATRLVIRESTAPPREINAPPRDAAGEARS; the protein is encoded by the coding sequence GTGTCCTCGCCGAGGCACGGCGGCAGGGCCTCCGCATACCGGAGGACGAGCCTGGTGGGCTTCGACGGAACCTATCAGGCCGAGGAATCGGTACCTCCGCTGACCTCGGTGTCGCAGCCGCTGCAGGAGATGGGGCGTGCCGCCCTGCGTTTTGTCTTGCGGCAGGCGCGTGGCGATGTTCTGGACTCGCGCCGGGTGGAGCTGGCCACCCGGCTGGTCATCCGGGAATCCACTGCCCCGCCCAGGGAAATCAATGCCCCGCCCCGGGACGCCGCAGGGGAGGCCCGTTCCTAG
- a CDS encoding substrate-binding domain-containing protein, whose amino-acid sequence MLDEGRSGMIVVTSAFGAARWTPCTGAAFPLWRSIPSTRRRGDVVSVGASNWAGGKAATAHLLELGHRRIAYLGGPETAECSQARLHGYMAALMAQGVTVEEAVHHSWHLPARARSSRHEGAAQAGEPAYRNLRGE is encoded by the coding sequence ATGCTCGATGAAGGGCGCAGCGGCATGATCGTGGTGACCTCCGCCTTTGGGGCCGCCAGATGGACGCCTTGCACCGGCGCCGCATTCCCGTTGTGGCGATCGATCCCCTCAACCCGCCGCCGGGGGGACGTCGTCAGCGTCGGGGCCAGCAACTGGGCCGGCGGCAAGGCTGCCACCGCCCACCTCCTTGAGCTGGGGCATCGCCGGATTGCCTACCTGGGCGGGCCGGAAACGGCTGAATGCAGCCAGGCGCGGCTGCACGGCTATATGGCGGCGCTGATGGCGCAAGGGGTGACGGTCGAGGAAGCAGTACATCATTCCTGGCATCTTCCGGCCAGAGCACGGAGTTCGCGGCATGAAGGCGCTGCTCAAGCTGGAGAGCCGGCCTACCGCAATCTTCGCGGCGAGTGA
- a CDS encoding efflux RND transporter permease subunit, with the protein MRRIVGFSLKFRALVVAIAVGMMAFGGVQLSTASVDVFPEFAPPKVEIQTICIGLTASEVEQLVTVPLEDALNGVERLEDLRSKSVPQLSSIVLIFEPGTDLIRARQLVSERIATVTPTLPTWAAPPVMLQPLSSTSRVMKIGLTSDERSLIEMSMISYWKIRAHLLRVPGVANVAIWGQRKEMLQVQVIPDKMQAKGVTLNQVMEVTADALDAGLLKYSPGAVVGTGGFIGTPNQRLGVRHVLPITTAKDLAEITIEERNGTPLRLGDVASVVEDHQPLIGDAVINQGEGLMLIVEKLPWGNTLEVTRGVEEALQQMQPGLSGITVDTEIFRPASFIEESLDNLSRALLLGCILVVLVLGAFLFQWRTALISLIAIPLSLVTAASVLYLTGSSVNTMVLAGLVIAVGVVVDDAIIDVENIIRRLRQHRAGGGTRSTSSVVLEASLEVRGPIIYATLIIIAAAVPIFFLQGLTGAFFRPLAVSYTLAVLASMLVALTVTPALALIFMRNVPLKEQEPPLVRVLKRGYRWILGKIVRRPRAGYLVFGAMAAVGALTAPLLGQSLLPDFKERDFLMHWVTQPGTSVEEEYRVSQKACAELLTIKGVRNCGSHIGQAFAADEVVGVNFGENWISIDPAADYNATLASVKEVVEGYPGIHRDVQTYLKERIREVLTGASNAVVVRLYGDDLTLLRKKAAEIQGIFDRTEGAVDVHTALQVDVPQINVEVDLTTAQKYGLKPGDVRRAAATLVASEEVGDLYRGGKTYDVRVWSPVSIRSDITSIRNLPIDTPSGQKIRLADVADITMKPTPNVIERDKHSRRIDIEANVKDGALGTVVAAMEQGLAQVELPPGFHTEIKGEFEERQEATRVLLTLALAALAVIYLLLQVAFGSWRLATLVILTLPIALVGGVFAAFLGGGVLSLGSIVGFLTVMGIAARNGILLINHCQHLEKYEGMKFGRELVLRGAGERLSPILMTTLATGLALVPLVVLGNIPGHEIEHPMALVILGGLVTSTLLNLFVVPSLYLRFGKPKGHRHQEPTEPALANA; encoded by the coding sequence ATGCGCCGCATTGTCGGGTTCAGCCTGAAATTCCGGGCCCTGGTGGTGGCCATCGCCGTAGGAATGATGGCGTTCGGGGGCGTCCAGCTCAGCACAGCCTCCGTGGACGTCTTTCCCGAATTTGCGCCGCCCAAGGTCGAAATCCAGACGATCTGCATTGGCCTGACCGCTTCGGAAGTGGAGCAGTTGGTGACCGTTCCGCTCGAAGATGCCCTGAACGGCGTCGAACGCTTGGAGGACCTGCGGTCCAAGTCAGTGCCCCAGCTGTCATCGATCGTGCTCATTTTTGAGCCGGGCACGGACCTGATCAGGGCTCGCCAGCTCGTCTCTGAACGGATAGCGACTGTCACACCCACGCTGCCCACCTGGGCTGCACCGCCGGTGATGCTGCAGCCGCTCTCGTCCACCAGCCGGGTCATGAAAATCGGCCTGACATCGGATGAACGCTCGCTGATTGAGATGTCCATGATCAGCTACTGGAAGATCCGCGCGCACCTGCTGAGGGTGCCGGGCGTGGCGAATGTGGCCATCTGGGGTCAGCGAAAGGAAATGCTCCAGGTGCAGGTCATCCCGGACAAGATGCAGGCCAAGGGCGTCACGCTGAACCAGGTTATGGAAGTCACCGCCGATGCGCTGGACGCAGGTCTGCTCAAATACTCGCCGGGTGCGGTCGTAGGCACCGGCGGCTTCATCGGGACACCGAACCAGCGGCTCGGGGTCCGGCACGTGCTGCCCATCACGACGGCCAAAGACCTCGCCGAGATCACCATCGAGGAGCGGAACGGCACGCCGCTGCGCCTGGGCGATGTTGCCAGCGTGGTGGAAGACCACCAGCCCCTCATCGGCGACGCCGTGATCAATCAGGGCGAGGGTCTGATGCTCATCGTAGAAAAGCTCCCCTGGGGCAACACACTGGAGGTCACCAGGGGCGTGGAGGAGGCGCTGCAGCAGATGCAGCCGGGACTCAGCGGAATCACGGTCGATACCGAGATTTTCCGGCCGGCCAGCTTCATTGAGGAGTCCCTGGACAACCTCAGCCGCGCCCTCCTTCTCGGCTGCATCCTTGTGGTCCTGGTGCTGGGAGCTTTCCTCTTCCAATGGCGGACAGCCCTCATCAGCCTGATCGCCATCCCGTTGTCGCTCGTGACTGCGGCGTCTGTCCTCTATCTCACCGGCAGCTCGGTCAACACCATGGTCCTGGCCGGACTCGTGATAGCCGTCGGCGTCGTGGTCGATGACGCCATCATCGACGTCGAAAACATCATCCGCAGGTTGAGGCAGCACCGGGCCGGGGGCGGAACCCGGTCCACGTCCTCCGTGGTGCTGGAGGCCTCGCTGGAGGTCCGCGGACCGATCATCTACGCCACTTTGATCATCATCGCCGCCGCGGTACCGATCTTCTTCCTCCAAGGACTCACGGGTGCCTTCTTCAGACCGCTGGCCGTTTCCTACACACTGGCGGTGCTGGCATCCATGCTCGTGGCCCTGACGGTTACGCCGGCGCTGGCGCTGATCTTCATGCGCAACGTGCCGCTCAAGGAACAGGAGCCGCCCCTTGTGCGGGTGCTCAAACGCGGCTACCGCTGGATCCTGGGCAAAATCGTCCGGCGTCCGCGAGCGGGATACCTGGTCTTCGGCGCCATGGCGGCGGTCGGTGCCCTCACAGCGCCTTTGCTCGGGCAGTCCCTTTTGCCTGACTTCAAGGAACGGGATTTCCTGATGCACTGGGTGACACAGCCCGGCACATCCGTGGAGGAGGAATACCGGGTCAGCCAGAAGGCCTGCGCAGAACTCCTGACCATCAAGGGGGTGCGCAACTGCGGCTCCCACATCGGCCAGGCCTTCGCGGCCGATGAGGTGGTGGGCGTCAACTTTGGGGAAAACTGGATCAGCATCGACCCCGCCGCGGACTATAACGCAACGCTCGCCAGCGTCAAGGAAGTGGTGGAAGGCTACCCCGGCATCCACCGCGATGTTCAGACCTACTTGAAGGAGAGGATCCGCGAGGTTCTCACCGGCGCCAGCAACGCCGTCGTAGTACGCCTCTACGGGGACGACCTGACGCTCCTCCGCAAGAAAGCCGCGGAAATCCAAGGGATATTCGACAGAACCGAGGGCGCCGTGGACGTGCACACGGCGCTGCAGGTGGACGTGCCGCAGATCAACGTCGAGGTAGACCTGACCACCGCCCAGAAATACGGGCTGAAACCTGGTGACGTCCGGCGGGCGGCGGCAACGCTGGTAGCCAGTGAAGAAGTGGGTGACCTCTACCGTGGCGGAAAGACCTACGACGTCCGCGTATGGAGCCCCGTGAGTATCCGCTCCGACATCACCAGCATCCGGAACCTGCCGATCGATACCCCCAGCGGGCAAAAAATCCGCCTCGCCGACGTTGCGGACATCACGATGAAGCCCACGCCGAACGTGATCGAGCGTGATAAACACTCCCGGCGCATCGACATCGAGGCCAACGTGAAGGACGGGGCACTGGGCACTGTGGTCGCCGCGATGGAACAGGGCCTCGCCCAGGTGGAACTTCCACCGGGCTTCCATACGGAAATCAAGGGCGAGTTCGAGGAGCGGCAAGAGGCCACCCGGGTGCTCCTGACCCTGGCCCTGGCGGCCCTGGCTGTGATCTACCTTCTCCTGCAGGTCGCGTTCGGAAGCTGGCGGCTGGCCACACTGGTCATACTCACTCTGCCAATCGCCCTTGTGGGCGGTGTGTTCGCCGCCTTCCTCGGCGGAGGCGTGCTGTCGCTGGGCTCCATTGTGGGCTTCCTGACCGTCATGGGCATCGCCGCAAGGAACGGCATCCTGCTCATCAACCACTGCCAGCACCTGGAGAAATACGAGGGCATGAAGTTCGGCCGTGAGCTGGTGCTGCGCGGCGCCGGGGAACGGCTCTCGCCGATCCTGATGACCACACTGGCCACCGGGCTTGCGCTCGTTCCGCTGGTGGTCCTGGGAAACATTCCGGGCCACGAGATCGAGCATCCCATGGCGCTGGTGATCCTGGGCGGGCTGGTGACCTCGACGCTGCTCAATCTGTTCGTGGTTCCGTCGCTGTACCTGAGGTTCGGCAAGCCCAAGGGGCACCGGCATCAGGAACCGACGGAGCCCGCACTGGCCAACGCCTAG
- a CDS encoding efflux RND transporter permease subunit — translation MATGAEDMTGWLVRWSLKFRLIVLAAAAGILGIGLTSLPSMPVDNLPEFAPPHVEIQTEALGLSAVEVEQLITSPMEANLLNGVAWLDEIRSTSVPGLSSIEMVFEPGTDIFRARQLVAERLTQASALPNVSAPPVLMQPLSSTSRVMMVQLTSDKVSPMDMSVLARWNIKPALMGVPGVANVSIFGQREQQLQVQVDPANLRAKNVTLNQVIETAGNAVWVSPLSFLKASTPGTGGFLESANQRIGIQHVLPIRTPADLGKVSIEGAADTSLVLADVATLIEDHQPLIGDAVTGKTPGLLLVIEKFPDTSVMEVTRHIEETIQDLQPGLTGITVDTTVFRPSSFVDAAVSHLGVALLVSLLVVTAAIGLAFRSWRYALLGFVATSVASMAAALVLQVQGAVLNTMAFAGLILALLVVIGDVITDLHSFRMEAANDKAAREGVLAHGLQRSRVPVLFAALAALLALAPALFVPGVEGAFLKPLVLAYLLATAVAMLVALTVTPALASLLLRGHQRQKRSLPFVRKVKLGYRRSTRSFTDGLAPVVAITAAVMAIAVIAIVPGITRELPIVASVPGRTILVQWEAAAGTGADVMNRVMSNASEELRSVRGVSAVGGHVGRAITSDNSSNVSSGELWVTMDEGANFTRVRSDVRGIVDGYPGLSAEVTTYPEQQVSAASQADERQFKVRVYGDDLEILRQKADEIRQILAGTDGIVDPRVDVTVDQPVAEIEVDLAAAKKEGIKPGDVRRAAATVLQGIEVGYLFENQKVFQVIVKGTQPTRNSLTSVTDMVVNKPAGGHVRLGDVAKVTLRPNQTVIHHDDTSRRVDVVADIQGRNLGDVTEEVQAAIRGLQFPVEYHAEIPPQYGEQQAAGALTWWLAAAAAVGILILLLTVLGSWRLAALVFVLLPVALSGGVIAADLAGGFGSVYMLVALAAVLAFAIRDVVMLMGTYQSLQTQAPSAPPALHMKRAAFERLQPTILTAVITGLALLPLVLLGGPVGAGILLPLALIVWGGLITSALLSLYILPILFLRFGPAANTDWGSSLVINNGPVLQERSELS, via the coding sequence ATGGCGACAGGGGCTGAGGATATGACCGGTTGGCTTGTCCGCTGGAGTCTTAAATTCCGTTTAATCGTTTTGGCCGCTGCGGCCGGCATTTTGGGGATCGGGCTAACGAGCCTGCCGTCGATGCCAGTGGATAATCTTCCCGAATTTGCTCCGCCACATGTGGAAATTCAAACAGAAGCACTGGGGCTGTCCGCCGTGGAAGTCGAACAACTCATCACCTCGCCCATGGAGGCTAACCTGCTCAACGGGGTTGCATGGCTGGATGAGATACGTTCCACGTCGGTTCCGGGCCTGTCATCGATTGAGATGGTGTTTGAACCCGGCACGGATATCTTCCGGGCACGGCAGCTTGTGGCGGAGCGTCTGACGCAGGCATCCGCCCTGCCGAATGTCTCGGCTCCTCCGGTGCTGATGCAGCCGCTGTCCTCGACGAGCCGCGTCATGATGGTCCAGCTCACTTCGGACAAGGTCTCGCCAATGGACATGTCCGTGTTGGCCCGCTGGAACATCAAACCGGCGCTCATGGGGGTTCCAGGGGTAGCCAACGTCTCCATCTTCGGTCAGCGCGAACAGCAGCTGCAGGTCCAAGTGGATCCGGCAAATCTCCGTGCAAAGAACGTGACGCTCAACCAGGTGATTGAGACGGCCGGCAATGCAGTGTGGGTATCGCCGCTCAGCTTCCTGAAAGCCTCTACGCCGGGCACCGGTGGATTCCTGGAGTCGGCGAATCAGCGGATCGGTATCCAGCACGTCCTTCCGATCCGGACTCCCGCAGACCTCGGCAAAGTCAGCATCGAGGGCGCGGCAGATACGTCGCTTGTTCTGGCCGATGTCGCGACTCTGATCGAGGACCACCAGCCCCTGATCGGCGATGCCGTCACGGGGAAGACGCCCGGCCTGTTGCTGGTGATCGAAAAGTTCCCGGACACGAGCGTTATGGAAGTCACCCGGCACATTGAAGAGACCATTCAGGATCTTCAGCCGGGTCTTACGGGTATCACCGTGGACACAACAGTTTTCCGCCCGTCGTCCTTCGTTGACGCCGCGGTCAGCCATCTCGGCGTGGCGCTGCTGGTGAGCCTGCTGGTGGTGACCGCCGCGATCGGACTGGCCTTCAGGTCCTGGCGCTATGCCCTTCTGGGGTTTGTTGCTACCTCCGTGGCCTCCATGGCTGCAGCACTGGTGCTGCAGGTCCAGGGTGCGGTGCTCAATACAATGGCTTTTGCCGGCCTGATCCTGGCCCTGTTGGTTGTCATCGGGGATGTTATTACGGATCTCCACAGCTTCCGAATGGAAGCTGCGAATGACAAGGCGGCGCGGGAAGGCGTGCTCGCTCACGGGCTGCAGCGTTCGCGTGTTCCCGTCCTCTTCGCCGCCCTGGCCGCGTTGCTGGCGCTGGCGCCGGCACTGTTCGTTCCCGGGGTCGAGGGGGCGTTCCTGAAGCCCCTGGTTCTGGCCTATCTGCTGGCCACGGCGGTTGCGATGCTCGTCGCCCTGACGGTCACGCCCGCCTTGGCTAGCCTGCTGTTGCGCGGCCACCAGAGGCAGAAGCGAAGCCTGCCGTTTGTCCGCAAGGTGAAGCTCGGATATCGCCGGTCCACGCGGTCCTTCACCGACGGCCTTGCTCCCGTCGTCGCGATAACGGCGGCGGTGATGGCCATCGCCGTCATTGCGATCGTTCCCGGGATCACAAGGGAGCTGCCGATTGTCGCTTCCGTCCCTGGCCGCACCATCCTCGTTCAGTGGGAAGCGGCCGCAGGCACAGGCGCCGATGTCATGAACAGGGTGATGTCCAACGCCAGTGAAGAGCTGAGGTCAGTTCGAGGCGTCTCCGCAGTGGGTGGCCATGTAGGAAGGGCCATCACGTCGGACAATTCATCGAATGTTAGTTCAGGTGAGCTCTGGGTGACCATGGATGAAGGTGCGAATTTCACCAGGGTCCGGTCCGACGTCAGAGGGATTGTGGACGGCTATCCAGGCCTGTCCGCCGAGGTCACCACGTACCCGGAGCAGCAGGTTTCCGCAGCCAGCCAGGCCGACGAACGCCAGTTCAAGGTGCGCGTTTACGGGGATGACTTGGAGATTCTCCGCCAGAAGGCCGACGAAATCCGCCAGATCCTGGCAGGCACGGACGGCATCGTGGACCCGCGCGTGGATGTCACGGTTGATCAGCCCGTTGCCGAGATCGAGGTGGACCTGGCGGCCGCTAAAAAGGAAGGCATCAAGCCCGGCGACGTCAGACGGGCGGCGGCCACCGTCCTCCAAGGCATTGAAGTCGGCTACCTGTTCGAGAACCAGAAAGTGTTCCAGGTCATCGTTAAGGGTACGCAGCCCACGCGCAACAGCCTGACCAGCGTCACTGACATGGTGGTCAACAAGCCTGCAGGCGGGCATGTTCGGCTGGGCGACGTTGCAAAGGTCACCCTCCGCCCGAACCAGACGGTTATCCACCACGACGACACGTCAAGGCGGGTGGACGTAGTAGCCGATATTCAAGGCCGGAACCTTGGCGACGTTACCGAGGAGGTCCAGGCCGCCATCAGAGGACTGCAATTCCCGGTGGAATACCACGCCGAGATTCCGCCGCAATACGGTGAACAGCAGGCCGCCGGCGCACTCACCTGGTGGCTGGCGGCGGCAGCGGCGGTCGGCATCCTGATTTTGCTGCTGACGGTCCTTGGCAGCTGGCGGCTCGCAGCGCTGGTCTTCGTGCTGCTGCCGGTCGCCTTGTCCGGCGGTGTCATCGCGGCTGACCTGGCGGGTGGCTTCGGCTCGGTGTATATGCTGGTGGCGCTGGCCGCCGTTCTTGCCTTTGCAATCCGGGATGTGGTCATGCTGATGGGCACCTACCAGTCCTTGCAAACCCAGGCGCCGTCGGCGCCGCCGGCGCTTCACATGAAGCGGGCGGCGTTCGAACGACTCCAGCCGACAATATTGACGGCAGTCATTACTGGCCTGGCGCTTTTGCCGCTGGTACTGCTGGGCGGGCCCGTTGGTGCGGGAATCCTGCTTCCGCTGGCACTGATCGTTTGGGGTGGCCTCATCACCTCGGCCCTCCTCAGCCTCTATATCCTGCCGATCCTGTTCCTTCGCTTTGGTCCGGCCGCCAACACGGACTGGGGGAGCTCATTGGTGATAAACAACGGACCGGTTCTGCAAGAGAGGTCGGAATTGTCATGA
- a CDS encoding alpha/beta hydrolase: MAYITVGTKNTTDIELYYEDHGSGQAVVLIHGYPLDGSSWEKQTTALLAAGYRVITYDRRGFGQSSKTTEGYDYDTFAGDLNTLLNTLDLNDAVLVGFSMGTGEVGRYLGTYGSARVAKAVFIGSLEPYLLQAEDNPGGVPQSVFDGLTEAVTADRYAFFTEFFKNFYNSETFLGTPRLSQEAVNASWHLAAGAGATASVAAQQTWLTDFRADIPKIDVPSLILHGTADNILPIDSTGRLFAKALPSAEYVEIDGAPHGMLWTHAAEVNDALLGFLGR; the protein is encoded by the coding sequence ATGGCTTACATCACCGTTGGAACCAAGAACACCACAGACATCGAGCTCTACTACGAAGACCATGGATCGGGCCAGGCCGTCGTCCTGATCCACGGCTACCCGCTGGACGGATCCTCCTGGGAGAAGCAGACCACGGCACTGCTTGCCGCCGGCTACCGGGTCATCACCTATGACCGCCGCGGCTTCGGGCAATCCAGCAAGACCACCGAAGGCTACGACTACGACACCTTCGCCGGAGACCTCAACACTCTCCTGAACACCCTCGATCTGAACGACGCCGTGCTGGTGGGATTCTCCATGGGCACCGGCGAGGTGGGGCGGTACCTTGGCACCTACGGCTCAGCCCGCGTTGCTAAGGCTGTGTTCATAGGCTCGCTGGAGCCCTACCTGCTGCAGGCCGAGGACAACCCAGGCGGCGTTCCACAGTCCGTATTCGACGGCCTCACCGAAGCCGTCACCGCTGACCGCTACGCGTTCTTCACCGAGTTCTTCAAGAACTTCTACAACAGCGAAACCTTCCTGGGCACACCGCGCCTGAGCCAGGAGGCCGTCAACGCCAGCTGGCATCTGGCCGCCGGAGCGGGTGCCACAGCCTCAGTGGCAGCTCAGCAAACCTGGCTGACGGATTTCCGCGCGGACATCCCCAAGATCGACGTCCCGTCGCTCATTTTGCACGGAACCGCTGACAACATCCTTCCGATTGACTCCACCGGGCGGCTTTTCGCCAAGGCGCTGCCCAGCGCCGAATATGTGGAGATCGACGGCGCCCCGCACGGCATGCTCTGGACGCACGCCGCCGAGGTCAACGACGCCCTGCTCGGCTTCCTCGGCAGGTAA